A stretch of Aureispira sp. CCB-E DNA encodes these proteins:
- a CDS encoding choice-of-anchor B family protein has translation MKSYSTTSLLIFLAILFSFQSSQAQISDFNLTSVSNLPYTQELNDIWGYVDATGVEYALVGTRTGTSIVSLANPNAPSEVLFIPGATSIWRDLKTWGNFAYVTSDQGNDGLLIIDLSPLPSGTPSYQFWRPELTINSSTDTLNRAHNLYIDEGGFCYIAGSNISTGETFILDVHTTPGNPILLGATSPVYAHDAYARGDTLWTSDINNGTFSVYDVSNKNAPVILGNQTTPRNFAHNAWISDDGNALFTTDEKSNAWVASFNVSDLGNIKELDRYRTPTPNTIPHNTHTYNDYLVTSYYTDGLIIIDASRPDNLIEVGRYDTYNLSPETGFFGAWGAYPYLPSGLVLVSDINTGLHVLQPNYQRACWLEGIVTDQATSSVLFDVDVQILNTHSNDATDFMGTYKTGMGIAGTYDVEFKKAGYIPQTISVTLTNGIVTTQNVQLVPATAFTLTGQVVDSINPSIGLSNAIVNLQSSLYEYTTTADANGNFSVTIYPDNDYKVIAGKWGHHAKLFELVALDSTAIPAQVYPLRRGYKDEFVLDYRWSEFGNATSGKWERGIPAPLSTWQGSVLPEEGDLTGDIGVYCLITGNNGNGIHGADDVDNGATTIVSPIMDLSGITNPILNYHYFFNVNWPPSGTDSFTVYITNGTDTAILASSTAPQYSWSAKQSISIADYISLTNTMRVYFQVNDASGTALEALVDLFEISDSNATSVHVLPTQDINVNYYPNPFKQSIQLDYEIDNNNLQNISLEVYNTLGQIVERQILPPVSSQLNLGRHWEAGIYFIKIGNKTIKVIKSES, from the coding sequence ATGAAAAGCTACAGTACAACGTCTTTATTAATTTTTCTTGCCATTTTATTTTCTTTTCAGTCTAGTCAAGCACAAATTTCAGATTTCAACCTAACTTCCGTTAGCAACCTTCCCTATACTCAAGAATTAAACGACATTTGGGGATATGTAGATGCTACGGGGGTTGAGTATGCTTTGGTTGGTACTCGAACTGGAACTTCTATAGTGAGTTTGGCAAATCCTAATGCCCCTTCAGAAGTTTTGTTTATTCCTGGAGCCACCTCTATTTGGCGAGATCTAAAAACATGGGGTAATTTTGCCTACGTCACATCAGACCAAGGAAATGATGGTTTACTAATTATAGATTTGTCTCCTCTCCCAAGTGGCACCCCTAGTTATCAATTTTGGAGACCAGAACTCACCATCAACAGCTCAACAGACACCCTTAATAGAGCACATAACCTCTATATTGACGAGGGGGGATTTTGTTACATTGCAGGTAGCAATATCAGCACAGGAGAAACATTTATACTGGATGTACATACTACTCCTGGTAACCCTATACTATTAGGTGCAACCTCTCCTGTTTACGCGCACGATGCCTATGCTAGAGGGGATACGCTTTGGACTTCTGATATTAATAATGGTACGTTTTCTGTATACGATGTTAGTAATAAGAACGCTCCTGTCATCTTAGGCAACCAAACAACACCTCGAAACTTTGCACACAACGCATGGATTTCGGATGATGGGAATGCACTCTTTACCACTGATGAAAAATCTAATGCTTGGGTCGCGTCTTTTAATGTTTCAGACTTAGGCAATATCAAAGAATTGGACCGATATAGAACGCCTACTCCCAATACAATTCCTCATAATACACACACGTACAACGATTATTTAGTTACCTCTTATTATACCGACGGTCTTATTATTATTGACGCTAGTCGTCCCGACAACTTGATTGAGGTAGGACGCTATGATACTTATAACTTAAGTCCTGAAACTGGTTTCTTTGGTGCTTGGGGTGCTTACCCTTATTTGCCTTCTGGCTTAGTACTCGTCTCTGATATTAATACAGGACTGCATGTTCTACAACCCAACTATCAACGTGCCTGCTGGTTGGAAGGAATTGTTACTGATCAAGCAACATCTAGCGTTCTATTCGATGTAGATGTCCAAATTTTAAATACACATTCTAACGACGCGACCGATTTCATGGGCACCTATAAAACTGGAATGGGAATAGCTGGAACATACGATGTAGAATTCAAAAAAGCTGGCTATATTCCTCAGACAATTTCGGTTACTCTAACCAATGGAATTGTAACTACACAAAATGTACAGTTGGTTCCCGCCACAGCCTTTACTTTAACAGGTCAAGTCGTAGATAGTATCAATCCTAGTATTGGTCTTTCAAATGCTATTGTCAACCTACAAAGTTCGCTTTATGAGTATACCACTACAGCAGATGCTAATGGTAATTTTAGTGTTACGATTTATCCCGACAACGACTATAAAGTTATAGCTGGAAAATGGGGGCATCATGCCAAACTTTTTGAGTTAGTTGCTTTGGATTCTACTGCGATTCCTGCCCAAGTTTATCCTTTGCGAAGAGGCTATAAAGATGAATTTGTTCTAGATTATAGGTGGTCAGAATTTGGAAACGCTACTTCTGGAAAATGGGAACGCGGTATCCCTGCTCCTTTGTCTACTTGGCAAGGTAGTGTACTTCCTGAAGAAGGTGATTTAACGGGTGATATTGGAGTATATTGCCTAATCACAGGTAATAATGGGAATGGCATACATGGTGCAGATGACGTAGACAATGGTGCTACAACGATTGTTTCTCCTATCATGGATTTAAGTGGTATAACAAATCCTATTCTAAACTACCATTATTTCTTTAACGTCAACTGGCCTCCAAGTGGAACGGACTCTTTTACGGTTTATATAACCAATGGTACAGACACCGCTATACTTGCTAGTAGCACTGCTCCACAATACAGTTGGTCTGCTAAGCAATCTATTTCTATTGCTGACTACATCAGCCTAACTAACACAATGCGTGTTTATTTTCAAGTAAATGATGCTAGTGGAACTGCTTTAGAGGCGCTTGTCGATTTATTCGAAATCTCAGACTCCAATGCGACATCTGTCCATGTTCTTCCTACTCAAGATATTAATGTTAACTATTATCCAAACCCATTCAAACAAAGCATTCAACTTGATTATGAAATAGATAATAATAATCTTCAAAATATTTCATTAGAAGTATACAATACTTTAGGACAAATAGTTGAAAGACAAATATTGCCTCCTGTCTCTAGTCAGTTAAACCTAGGGAGACACTGGGAAGCAGGCATATACTTTATAAAAATAGGTAACAAAACAATCAAAGTCATTAAATCAGAATCATAG